One stretch of Arthrobacter polaris DNA includes these proteins:
- the sucD gene encoding succinate--CoA ligase subunit alpha translates to MSIFLNKDSKVIVQGITGGEGTKHTALMLKAGTQVVGGVNARKAGTTVVHGDVELPVFGAVSEAVAATGADVSIVFVPPAFTKDAVVEAIEAGVPLVVVITEGVPVQDSAEFWALAQSKVDADGKQITRIIGPNCPGIITPGEALVGITPNNITQKGPIGLVSKSGTLTYQMMYELRDLGFSSAIGIGGDPVIGTTHIDALAAFEADPETKAIVMIGEIGGDAEERAAEYIKAHVTKPVVGYVAGFTAPEGKTMGHAGAIVSGSAGTAQAKKEALEAAGVKVGKTPSETATLLREVYAAL, encoded by the coding sequence ATGTCTATCTTCTTGAACAAAGATTCCAAGGTCATCGTCCAGGGCATCACCGGCGGCGAAGGCACCAAGCACACCGCCCTGATGCTTAAGGCTGGTACCCAGGTTGTTGGCGGCGTCAACGCACGCAAAGCTGGTACCACGGTTGTCCACGGCGATGTTGAACTGCCCGTTTTCGGTGCCGTTTCCGAGGCTGTTGCCGCCACCGGCGCCGACGTCTCAATCGTCTTCGTNCCNCCGGCGTTCACCAAGGATGCTGTTGTTGAGGCCATCGAAGCTGGCGTTCCGCTGGTAGTTGTCATCACCGAAGGCGTGCCGGTTCAGGACTCTGCCGAGTTCTGGGCACTGGCACAGTCCAAGGTCGACGCCGACGGCAAGCAGATCACCCGCATCATCGGCCCGAACTGCCCCGGCATCATCACNCCCGGTGAAGCATTGGTTGGCATCACCCCGAACAACATCACCCAGAAGGGCCCCATCGGCCTCGTCTCGAAGTCAGGTACCCTGACCTACCAGATGATGTACGAACTGCGTGACCTGGGCTTCTCCTCCGCGATCGGCATCGGTGGCGACCCCGTCATCGGCACCACGCACATCGACGCACTTGCTGCGTTCGAGGCTGACCCGGAGACGAAGGCCATCGTCATGATTGGTGAAATTGGTGGCGACGCTGAAGAGCGCGCAGCCGAATACATCAAGGCCCACGTCACCAAGCCCGTTGTTGGCTATGTTGCCGGCTTCACCGCTCCGGAGGGCAAGACCATGGGCCACGCTGGCGCCATTGTCTCCGGCTCCGCGGGCACGGCTCAGGCTAAGAAGGAAGCCCTCGAGGCTGCCGGTGTCAAGGTTGGCAAGACGCCTTCCGAGACCGCAACGCTGCTGCGCGAAGTTTACGCAGCACTGTAA